In Synechococcus sp. CC9616, the following are encoded in one genomic region:
- a CDS encoding DUF3084 domain-containing protein: protein MSGWLLILSLLVLGGVLSTLGDRLGSRVGKARLSLFNMRPRRTAVVITVLTGSLISALSLGLMLLVSRQLRVGLFELDALQQKLSESRQQLKANLAELEKNRSALASAEQDRRTARAQTQEVETKLGEAKQKAAQLREELEPLQAQRQTLEAERDRLSQDIAARDADIRRTETELAAVRNRISAGEDELKQLERNLIALRRGDVALSSGQTLARTTVQLENPSQAKEVIDRLLREANLTAYSRVLPGDKPEKQIILVPRSDVERLRKMISKPGTWVVSMRSATNVLRGESIVYAIPDVRPNRTVARQGEVLASATLDSAQRSPDTIRTSMNLLLASAFAEVRRRGSLTEGLQFDPNALSQLGQQLVNRESGSVNLQVVAARTSESADPVMVLIQLAQ, encoded by the coding sequence GTGAGCGGCTGGCTTCTCATCCTGTCGCTGCTCGTCCTCGGTGGGGTGCTCTCCACCCTCGGAGATCGACTTGGTAGCCGGGTCGGCAAAGCCCGGCTCAGCTTGTTCAACATGCGACCACGCCGTACGGCCGTGGTCATCACCGTGCTCACCGGCAGCCTGATCAGTGCCCTCTCCCTCGGCCTGATGCTGCTGGTCAGTCGACAGCTGCGCGTCGGCTTGTTTGAACTCGATGCGTTGCAGCAGAAGCTCAGCGAAAGCCGGCAACAGCTCAAAGCCAACCTGGCGGAACTCGAAAAAAACAGAAGCGCCCTCGCCTCCGCTGAACAGGACCGGCGCACTGCCCGTGCGCAAACCCAGGAAGTGGAGACGAAACTCGGTGAAGCCAAGCAAAAGGCTGCTCAGCTACGCGAAGAACTGGAACCACTGCAGGCGCAACGCCAAACCCTGGAAGCCGAACGGGATCGGCTTAGTCAAGACATCGCAGCGCGTGACGCCGATATTCGACGCACCGAAACAGAGCTTGCGGCAGTCCGCAATCGCATCAGTGCTGGGGAGGATGAACTCAAACAGCTGGAACGCAATCTGATCGCCTTGCGGCGAGGGGATGTTGCTCTCAGCAGCGGTCAGACCCTGGCAAGGACCACGGTGCAGCTGGAGAATCCCAGCCAGGCCAAAGAGGTGATCGATCGCCTGCTGCGTGAAGCGAATCTGACGGCCTACAGCCGGGTTTTACCTGGCGACAAACCTGAAAAGCAGATCATCCTTGTCCCCCGAAGCGATGTGGAGAGGCTCCGCAAAATGATCAGCAAACCTGGAACCTGGGTGGTTTCGATGCGCTCCGCAACAAACGTGCTGCGAGGGGAGAGCATCGTTTACGCCATTCCTGATGTCCGCCCCAATCGCACCGTCGCCCGTCAGGGAGAAGTGTTGGCCAGCGCCACTCTGGACTCAGCCCAGCGATCACCCGACACCATCCGGACCAGCATGAACCTTCTGCTTGCATCGGCTTTCGCCGAAGTGAGGAGACGGGGCTCGCTGACTGAAGGTCTGCAATTCGATCCCAATGCCCTCAGCCAGCTCGGACAACAGCTGGTGAATCGTGAATCCGGATCGGTGAATCTCCAGGTTGTGGCGGCTCGCACCAGTGAGAGCGCTGACCCGGTGATGGTGTTGATTCAACTCGCCCAATGA
- the ntcA gene encoding global nitrogen regulator NtcA: MGSQAPSSRSLLDVIRDLDGASSELVERNKTIFFPGDPAERVYLIRRGAVRLSRVYESGEEITVALLRENSLFGVLSLLTGHRSDRFYHAVAFTRVEMVTAPAASVRTAIEADTAVGLRLLQGLSSRILQTETMIETLTHRDMSSRLVSFLLVLCRDFGVPDDMGITIDLRLSHQAIAEAIGSTRVTITRLLGDLRQSGLVQIDRKKITVLDPIALAKRFS; this comes from the coding sequence ATGGGGTCCCAGGCTCCATCGAGCCGTTCACTGCTTGATGTGATCCGCGATCTCGACGGTGCCAGCAGCGAACTGGTGGAACGCAATAAAACGATTTTTTTTCCTGGCGATCCAGCAGAACGGGTATATCTGATCCGCCGTGGTGCGGTGCGCTTGTCTCGCGTTTATGAGTCCGGAGAAGAGATCACCGTGGCCTTGCTTCGGGAAAACAGTCTGTTCGGGGTGCTCTCACTGCTGACGGGACACCGGTCCGACCGCTTTTATCACGCTGTTGCCTTTACCCGCGTTGAGATGGTGACGGCGCCGGCCGCATCCGTTCGCACTGCAATCGAGGCAGACACCGCCGTTGGCCTGCGACTGCTACAAGGCCTTTCCAGTCGGATTCTTCAGACGGAAACGATGATTGAAACACTCACGCACCGGGACATGTCCTCCCGTTTGGTGAGTTTTCTGCTAGTGCTCTGCCGTGATTTCGGCGTGCCCGATGACATGGGCATCACGATCGATCTGCGCCTCTCCCACCAGGCGATCGCCGAAGCGATCGGATCAACCCGCGTCACAATCACCCGCCTGCTGGGAGACTTGCGCCAATCCGGATTGGTGCAGATTGATCGCAAGAAGATCACAGTGCTGGATCCAATCGCTCTGGCCAAGCGGTTCAGCTGA
- the rph gene encoding ribonuclease PH, whose amino-acid sequence MSDHPASRRDGRNINDLRPFSVSWNPMGFALSSLIVQTGQTSVLCSVCLEDKVPRWRMGEGLGWVSAEYRLLPGSTPERQPRELMKLSGRTQEIQRLIARSLRAVVDMQALGERSLLIDCDVIQADAGTRTAAITGAWLALRQATDALLQQGLLERDPLINQVAAVSVGLVDGRGLLDLDYSEDSRAEVDLNVVMASDGRLLEIQGTAERAPFSRGQLNQLLDLAEPGLQQLFTAQRQAYADVRT is encoded by the coding sequence ATGAGTGATCACCCTGCTTCTCGCCGAGACGGCCGCAACATCAACGACTTGAGACCCTTCAGCGTCAGCTGGAATCCCATGGGATTTGCGCTCAGCTCGCTGATCGTTCAGACGGGGCAGACGTCGGTGCTTTGCAGCGTCTGTCTTGAGGACAAGGTGCCCCGCTGGCGTATGGGAGAGGGACTGGGATGGGTTTCCGCTGAGTACCGGCTTCTGCCTGGCTCCACTCCTGAGCGCCAGCCGAGAGAACTCATGAAGCTGTCGGGTCGCACCCAGGAAATCCAGCGTCTGATCGCTCGAAGTCTTCGTGCCGTTGTGGACATGCAGGCCCTTGGCGAGCGCAGCCTGTTGATTGACTGCGATGTGATTCAGGCGGATGCCGGCACCAGAACAGCGGCCATCACCGGAGCCTGGCTGGCACTGCGTCAAGCCACGGATGCTCTGCTCCAACAGGGCCTGCTGGAACGCGATCCATTGATCAACCAGGTGGCAGCTGTATCAGTCGGTCTTGTCGACGGGAGAGGCCTGCTCGACCTTGATTACAGCGAGGACAGTCGGGCTGAGGTGGATCTAAATGTGGTGATGGCATCTGACGGGCGGCTGCTTGAAATTCAGGGCACAGCCGAACGAGCTCCGTTCAGCCGGGGGCAACTCAATCAGCTCCTGGATCTTGCTGAACCCGGCTTACAGCAGCTGTTCACCGCCCAGAGGCAGGCCTACGCCGATGTCAGAACCTGA
- a CDS encoding cob(I)yrinic acid a,c-diamide adenosyltransferase, with product MTASLKSTRTPSAELPSQSSLAREQAALLPLATVPSRVPLHLVEPEGQLQVHTAPYRGSFSTVFSQAMRAAGLGSRVLIAQFLKGGVQQGPGGCVNLCGGLAWLRPDVQACLSEAGVEQARPAVEAVWNDCRHHLMQGDLDQLVLDELGLAVALGYLDEQELVDSLKQRPGSMDVIITGPAIPASVMSMADQVTELRRGF from the coding sequence ATGACCGCCAGCCTGAAATCCACGCGCACCCCATCAGCGGAGCTTCCAAGCCAGAGCTCTCTGGCAAGAGAACAAGCCGCTTTGCTGCCTCTGGCGACGGTTCCCTCGAGGGTGCCCCTGCATCTTGTTGAGCCTGAAGGTCAGCTGCAGGTGCACACCGCTCCGTATCGGGGCAGCTTTTCAACGGTGTTCAGTCAGGCGATGCGTGCAGCTGGGCTCGGCAGTCGTGTTCTGATTGCGCAATTTCTCAAGGGCGGAGTACAGCAGGGGCCTGGCGGCTGCGTCAATCTCTGCGGTGGTTTGGCCTGGTTGCGGCCTGACGTTCAGGCCTGCCTATCTGAAGCCGGTGTCGAGCAGGCCAGGCCTGCGGTGGAAGCCGTCTGGAACGACTGTCGTCATCACTTGATGCAAGGCGATCTCGACCAACTGGTGCTTGATGAACTGGGTCTTGCTGTGGCACTGGGTTACCTCGATGAACAGGAGTTGGTCGACTCCCTGAAGCAGCGGCCTGGTTCGATGGATGTGATCATCACTGGGCCCGCCATCCCAGCCAGCGTGATGTCGATGGCGGATCAGGTCACTGAATTGCGACGAGGTTTCTGA
- the dcd gene encoding dCTP deaminase: protein MLKCDRWITEQAAEGMITPFQKGLVRHLDPENRERPVLSFGCSSYGYDLRLSPQEFMIFRHVPGTVMNPKRFNPANLEPTPLHEDEDGSYFILPAHSYGLGVALEKLRVPPNITVICLGKSTYARLGIIVNTTPAEASWEGHLTLEFSNSSGADCRIYASEGICQLLFFEGDPCDTTYSDRAGKYQHQPEKVTLARV from the coding sequence ATGCTGAAATGCGATCGCTGGATCACTGAGCAAGCTGCTGAAGGAATGATCACTCCCTTTCAAAAGGGTTTGGTGCGTCATCTCGATCCCGAAAATCGTGAGCGTCCCGTTCTCAGCTTTGGCTGCTCCTCCTACGGCTACGACCTCAGGCTTTCACCGCAGGAGTTCATGATTTTCCGGCACGTCCCCGGCACTGTGATGAACCCAAAGCGCTTCAATCCGGCCAACCTTGAGCCGACCCCTCTGCATGAGGACGAGGATGGCAGCTACTTCATCCTTCCGGCTCACTCCTATGGCCTTGGAGTGGCACTGGAGAAGCTGCGGGTTCCTCCCAACATCACAGTGATCTGTCTCGGGAAGAGCACCTATGCACGGCTTGGAATCATTGTGAATACCACCCCGGCTGAAGCCAGCTGGGAAGGGCACCTCACTCTCGAATTCAGTAACAGTTCTGGCGCTGATTGCCGTATTTATGCCAGTGAAGGCATCTGTCAGTTGCTGTTCTTCGAAGGTGATCCCTGCGACACCACGTACAGCGACCGCGCTGGCAAATATCAGCATCAACCTGAAAAGGTCACACTGGCCAGGGTTTGA
- a CDS encoding calcium-binding protein, protein MLKPSLNGDGKDRLEGNAGADRFYFSGDEPFAKSKADQVVDFDTKEGDQIIIADQIFFNPIITNSVLQELGGNPDVGVADSKKDLNKIAKEDHDFVYYKPKGELYIDTNDSETGFVDKNSNDER, encoded by the coding sequence TTGCTCAAACCAAGCCTCAATGGTGACGGCAAAGACAGACTCGAAGGCAATGCTGGCGCCGATCGCTTCTACTTCTCTGGTGACGAGCCCTTCGCCAAGAGCAAAGCCGATCAAGTGGTGGACTTCGACACCAAAGAAGGCGATCAAATCATCATTGCAGATCAGATTTTCTTTAATCCAATTATCACCAACTCCGTCCTTCAAGAACTCGGCGGAAACCCGGATGTTGGCGTTGCAGACTCCAAAAAGGACCTCAACAAGATTGCCAAAGAAGATCACGATTTTGTCTACTACAAGCCAAAGGGAGAGCTTTACATCGACACCAATGATTCTGAGACGGGCTTTGTCGACAAGAACAGCAACGATGAACGATGA
- the thyX gene encoding FAD-dependent thymidylate synthase: MDRFRVDLIAATPNPQQCVYAAMHQDYSEGFVAGDRENWPDEQRAGEICIKRLLSGERGHYGPLEHAQIVLNVGWFPHSVMQQARTHRVGVSFDVQSMRYTGERICRAADGNLDLEEVFYLRPIGDYRDRQGKKYAYTDDQRQLDLKHCQAAAERYRDLLQAGFAEEHARGILPFDYRQHFVVSFSLRAFLHFMDLRAKLDAQLEIRQLCDLMWPHLLSWSPEFAAWYEKSRLHRARLAP, translated from the coding sequence ATGGATCGTTTCCGGGTCGATCTGATCGCTGCAACTCCCAATCCCCAGCAGTGCGTCTATGCCGCCATGCACCAGGACTACAGCGAGGGATTTGTCGCCGGAGATCGTGAGAACTGGCCCGATGAGCAGCGAGCTGGAGAGATCTGCATCAAGCGACTTTTATCTGGAGAGCGGGGCCACTACGGTCCTCTTGAACATGCCCAAATCGTGTTGAACGTTGGCTGGTTTCCCCACTCGGTGATGCAACAGGCCCGCACCCACAGGGTGGGCGTCAGCTTCGATGTGCAATCGATGCGTTACACCGGCGAGCGCATCTGCCGAGCCGCCGATGGAAACCTCGACCTGGAAGAGGTGTTCTATCTGCGGCCGATTGGCGACTACCGAGACCGGCAAGGCAAAAAATATGCCTACACAGATGACCAAAGACAGCTGGATCTGAAGCACTGCCAGGCAGCCGCCGAGCGTTACCGCGATCTGCTGCAAGCGGGTTTTGCCGAGGAGCATGCCCGGGGCATCCTGCCGTTCGATTACCGCCAGCACTTTGTGGTGAGTTTCAGCCTGAGGGCGTTTCTGCACTTCATGGATCTGAGGGCAAAGCTCGATGCCCAGCTGGAGATTCGTCAGCTCTGTGATCTGATGTGGCCGCACTTGCTGAGCTGGTCACCTGAATTTGCGGCCTGGTACGAGAAGAGTCGTCTGCACCGGGCTCGGCTGGCGCCTTAA
- a CDS encoding thioredoxin domain-containing protein, translated as MTGSTPQPLLGQAQKLLLLAVALGLAVTLVAVRGGFQSESPLEQLAGRSLEPDVALTNGRPTVIEFYADWCQACRAMAPAMLSLERSTQGKLDVVMVNVDNPRWQDLVDRYDVNGIPQLDLFGPDGTPRGRSIGLRQPEDLKAISEALILDKALPGLQGMGSVSPVRSSDLATTGTTTGPRSHG; from the coding sequence ATGACCGGCAGCACGCCACAGCCACTTCTGGGCCAGGCCCAGAAATTGCTTCTATTGGCCGTCGCTCTCGGCCTGGCCGTGACGCTTGTGGCCGTGCGTGGTGGATTCCAAAGTGAATCACCTCTTGAACAGCTGGCAGGGAGATCTCTGGAACCGGACGTCGCCCTGACCAACGGCCGCCCGACGGTGATCGAGTTTTATGCGGACTGGTGCCAGGCATGCCGGGCCATGGCACCCGCAATGCTCTCCCTGGAAAGGAGCACGCAAGGCAAGTTGGACGTTGTGATGGTGAATGTCGACAACCCGCGCTGGCAGGACCTCGTGGACCGCTACGACGTCAACGGCATTCCGCAACTTGATCTGTTCGGCCCCGATGGCACACCACGCGGTCGCTCGATCGGCCTTAGGCAGCCAGAGGATCTCAAAGCCATCAGCGAAGCCTTGATCCTGGACAAAGCTCTCCCTGGTCTGCAGGGCATGGGCAGTGTCAGCCCAGTTCGTAGCAGTGATCTGGCAACAACCGGAACGACCACCGGCCCTCGAAGCCACGGCTGA
- a CDS encoding lytic transglycosylase domain-containing protein has translation MPAGSRLGAVLLLGTAASALTATWLGQQWVRQWYLEHTASATTESGQLWRSYRWSIDPQQRREAALRMAARDRDDAIVISRLLAGQGWGNSPLAAVSLELAAKTAEELGQQQRATDLWRSLLKRFPESASSAWARQRLGASEPELLLELLRLQPRHPAALSAAEAMEPEQTEGHRGALHLARWGTSWPGAAGRFRDACEDEGNWSPDDDERQQLARGLAQLGDAAAAEKCLPQGQSDPDTALALGRTLLRGDREQQRRGERQLIKLTRQHPQHPNSLKAAELLSDPLIPKAELLNALPTTLAEASPAVAAGRVRLAQGQGADWVIDQWPDDPAIWQLQWDLSRDALLAGQWGTAQTLLSKLSEGTLPSPLEGRRLFWLGFSADRLGQIDNASAHWQQLLEQQPTGYYSWLADRRLNQTPLPDLQRPDLQPELTDLPGPASMDGDPLNSPDQVVNQLWELGLVDQAWDHWQARSETGQLPSYPEQLVEGRLRIAVGEPWMGLDQLFRLSLRWRHPNCQQGERLQRSQSPRLFSGLFQSAAKDQNVSLNLLYGISKQESRFTPDVRSVVGAAGLMQLMPATAAELAGRPLEMEELDDPELNIRLGAAYLKQLLRQWQGHPLLAIASYNAGPGTVGGWRNDELNTAPELWVERIPYPETRYYTKKVMDNLLRYADRQSSGVCEQDGAG, from the coding sequence GTGCCAGCTGGGTCTCGACTAGGAGCTGTGCTGTTGCTTGGGACCGCTGCCAGCGCCCTCACAGCGACATGGCTTGGTCAGCAGTGGGTGCGGCAGTGGTATCTGGAGCACACGGCATCAGCAACGACCGAAAGCGGACAGCTCTGGAGGAGTTATCGATGGTCGATCGATCCACAACAGCGCCGAGAGGCCGCTTTGCGGATGGCTGCCCGGGATCGTGATGACGCGATCGTGATCTCCAGGCTGCTGGCTGGCCAGGGCTGGGGGAACTCTCCACTCGCGGCTGTCTCTCTGGAACTTGCGGCGAAAACCGCCGAAGAGCTCGGGCAGCAGCAGCGAGCGACGGATCTCTGGCGCAGCCTTCTGAAACGCTTTCCAGAATCAGCGTCCTCAGCCTGGGCTCGACAGCGGCTTGGCGCCTCTGAGCCTGAGCTTCTCCTTGAACTTCTGAGGCTTCAACCACGCCATCCCGCAGCCCTCTCAGCTGCGGAAGCCATGGAACCGGAGCAGACAGAGGGCCATCGAGGGGCGCTTCATCTGGCCCGCTGGGGAACGAGCTGGCCGGGCGCGGCGGGTCGTTTTCGTGACGCCTGCGAAGACGAGGGCAACTGGTCTCCGGATGACGACGAGCGTCAACAACTGGCGCGTGGGCTGGCCCAGCTCGGAGATGCCGCAGCAGCTGAGAAATGCCTGCCGCAAGGCCAATCTGATCCTGATACAGCTCTGGCACTCGGCAGAACACTGCTGCGCGGCGATCGTGAACAACAGCGCCGTGGAGAACGGCAACTGATCAAGCTCACCAGACAACACCCGCAGCACCCGAACAGCCTCAAGGCCGCAGAACTGCTCAGCGACCCACTGATCCCCAAGGCGGAGCTTCTCAATGCGCTGCCAACCACACTGGCCGAGGCGTCCCCGGCCGTAGCGGCTGGTCGCGTCCGACTGGCGCAGGGGCAGGGCGCGGATTGGGTGATCGACCAATGGCCTGATGACCCTGCGATCTGGCAGCTGCAGTGGGATCTATCGCGAGATGCTCTGCTGGCCGGCCAGTGGGGGACTGCTCAGACCCTGTTATCCAAACTTTCCGAGGGAACGCTGCCCAGCCCCCTCGAAGGCCGACGACTGTTCTGGCTTGGTTTCAGCGCTGACCGACTGGGACAAATAGACAACGCCAGTGCCCATTGGCAGCAGCTGCTTGAGCAGCAACCAACCGGGTATTACAGCTGGCTTGCGGATCGGCGCCTTAACCAGACTCCGCTGCCGGACCTTCAACGACCGGACCTTCAACCGGAGCTAACCGACCTGCCCGGCCCAGCATCCATGGACGGGGATCCACTCAACAGTCCTGATCAGGTCGTGAACCAGCTCTGGGAACTCGGCCTTGTGGATCAGGCCTGGGACCACTGGCAGGCCCGCAGCGAGACGGGGCAGTTGCCGTCCTATCCGGAACAACTGGTCGAGGGCCGCTTAAGGATCGCCGTCGGAGAGCCATGGATGGGGTTGGACCAGTTATTCCGGCTCAGCCTGCGCTGGCGCCATCCAAATTGCCAGCAGGGAGAACGTCTGCAACGCAGCCAGTCTCCACGCCTGTTCAGTGGTCTGTTTCAGTCCGCTGCCAAGGACCAGAACGTGTCATTGAATCTGCTGTACGGCATCAGCAAACAGGAATCGCGCTTTACCCCCGACGTGCGTTCGGTCGTCGGTGCTGCCGGCCTGATGCAACTCATGCCGGCAACGGCCGCGGAGCTCGCGGGCCGACCACTCGAGATGGAAGAACTGGATGACCCAGAGCTGAACATCCGGCTTGGCGCTGCGTACCTCAAACAGTTGCTGAGGCAATGGCAGGGACACCCGTTGCTGGCCATCGCCAGCTACAACGCGGGGCCAGGCACAGTCGGCGGCTGGCGCAACGACGAGCTCAACACAGCCCCGGAACTCTGGGTGGAACGCATTCCTTATCCGGAAACCCGCTACTACACCAAAAAAGTGATGGACAACCTGCTGCGTTACGCGGACCGGCAGAGCTCAGGTGTCTGCGAACAGGACGGGGCTGGGTAG
- the glmM gene encoding phosphoglucosamine mutase — MVQGVVSPIGPSLGAAVPGFGTDGIRGRVGEVLTPALCLQIGYWCGRILPKEGPILIGMDSRSSGSMLASALTAGLTAAGREVWTLGLCPTPAVPLLIRQLGASGGLMVSASHNPPEDNGIKVFGSNGAKLDSENQALIEQGLRGDLGAPGQSDLSCGSSFQRPDLLASYRDCLIASVGQHRLDGVPIVLDLCWGSATACGADVFQALGADLTVLHGQPDGQRINVKCGSTQLEPLRQAVVERGAAMGFAFDGDADRMLAVDGRGRVVDGDHVMFLWGSVLQEQQALPDQRLVATVMSNLGFERAWQRRGGVLERTPVGDQHVHAAMVSSGAALGGEQSGHILAASHGLCGDGLLTSLQLATLCHDQGITLSDWFDRSFEAFPQKLVNVTVPDRSRRKGWTSCTQLVEALRTAEDAMGESGRVLVRASGTEPLLRVMVEAADPQDVETWTSRLASLADQHLNAA; from the coding sequence ATGGTTCAAGGAGTTGTGTCTCCGATCGGCCCTTCGCTTGGGGCTGCTGTTCCAGGGTTTGGAACCGATGGCATTCGGGGCAGGGTTGGTGAGGTTCTCACCCCTGCGCTCTGCCTTCAGATTGGGTACTGGTGTGGACGGATCCTGCCGAAGGAGGGCCCGATCCTGATCGGGATGGATTCCCGCAGCAGTGGCTCGATGCTGGCTTCAGCTTTGACGGCTGGGCTCACGGCGGCCGGCAGGGAGGTTTGGACTCTCGGCCTTTGCCCCACCCCTGCGGTGCCTCTGCTGATCCGTCAGCTGGGGGCTTCAGGAGGGTTGATGGTGTCCGCCAGCCACAACCCCCCGGAGGACAACGGAATCAAGGTGTTTGGTTCCAATGGAGCCAAGCTTGATTCTGAGAATCAGGCCTTGATCGAGCAGGGTCTGCGCGGCGATCTGGGAGCCCCTGGACAGTCTGATCTCAGTTGTGGTTCATCGTTCCAGCGCCCGGATCTGTTGGCCTCCTACCGGGACTGCCTCATCGCGTCGGTCGGTCAGCATCGCCTCGATGGTGTGCCCATCGTTCTCGATCTCTGCTGGGGTTCTGCCACAGCCTGCGGAGCGGATGTTTTTCAAGCTCTCGGTGCAGACCTGACCGTTCTGCACGGACAGCCCGATGGGCAGCGCATCAATGTGAAATGCGGCTCCACGCAACTTGAGCCACTTCGTCAGGCTGTTGTCGAGCGCGGTGCTGCGATGGGATTCGCCTTCGACGGCGATGCCGACCGCATGTTGGCCGTCGATGGCCGAGGACGCGTCGTCGATGGCGATCATGTGATGTTTCTGTGGGGCTCCGTGCTCCAGGAGCAGCAGGCTCTCCCTGACCAGAGGCTCGTGGCGACGGTGATGTCCAACCTCGGTTTCGAGCGAGCCTGGCAGCGACGGGGCGGCGTGCTTGAGCGCACCCCCGTTGGAGACCAGCACGTTCATGCCGCGATGGTGTCAAGCGGCGCTGCTCTCGGAGGAGAGCAATCCGGTCACATCCTTGCCGCTTCACACGGTCTCTGTGGAGACGGTCTGCTCACGTCGCTGCAGCTGGCCACCCTGTGCCACGATCAGGGAATCACCCTGAGTGACTGGTTTGATCGCAGCTTTGAGGCGTTTCCACAGAAATTGGTGAACGTGACGGTTCCCGACCGGAGCCGGCGCAAGGGTTGGACGAGCTGCACCCAACTCGTGGAGGCGTTGCGGACCGCAGAGGATGCCATGGGTGAAAGCGGCCGTGTGCTGGTCAGGGCCAGCGGAACAGAACCTTTGCTGCGGGTGATGGTGGAAGCCGCCGATCCGCAGGATGTGGAGACCTGGACCTCACGCTTGGCATCCCTGGCCGATCAGCACCTCAATGCGGCCTGA
- a CDS encoding BadF/BadG/BcrA/BcrD ATPase family protein: MLIAGFDAGQTGTRCRISRSEAGQLRTLGTGEGPGVCHLDAEQGEQRFRAAVHNSLSAALVSAGLTRDHLQAAAIGASGIEQGSKLQKRASALLAEELGLPQTHAVATGDERTALRGAFPDRAGIVLISGTGMICVGRDSCGREHRSAGWGWLLDGSGSAFDIGHQGLQLSLRMADGRLADHPLRQQLWQELGCDSSAAIKACVVKPGFGAAAFAALAPMVAMAAAEGLQPAQQILDHSAASLAEALKAVATALNLDQPHVVGHGGALTHLPLFQRAVNKAVEQAVPQAAWCEPDGDACDGALQLALDRLRPH; encoded by the coding sequence GTGCTGATCGCAGGATTCGATGCTGGTCAGACGGGCACCCGCTGCCGCATCAGCCGCAGCGAGGCTGGCCAGCTGCGGACTCTCGGCACGGGCGAAGGACCCGGTGTCTGCCATCTGGATGCTGAGCAGGGGGAACAACGATTCCGGGCCGCAGTTCACAACAGCCTTTCAGCGGCGCTTGTTTCCGCTGGATTGACTCGCGATCACCTGCAGGCTGCCGCCATTGGAGCGAGCGGCATCGAACAGGGATCCAAGCTGCAGAAGCGCGCTTCCGCCCTGCTGGCGGAGGAACTGGGACTACCCCAGACGCATGCTGTGGCAACTGGAGATGAACGCACCGCCCTACGCGGCGCCTTCCCGGACCGGGCTGGGATCGTGCTAATCAGCGGAACAGGAATGATCTGCGTGGGCCGTGACAGCTGCGGCAGGGAACATCGCAGTGCAGGCTGGGGCTGGTTGCTGGATGGCTCCGGCTCCGCCTTTGACATCGGCCATCAGGGCCTGCAGCTCAGCTTGCGCATGGCCGATGGCCGCCTCGCGGATCACCCTTTGCGTCAGCAGCTGTGGCAGGAACTGGGATGTGACAGCAGCGCCGCCATCAAGGCCTGCGTCGTCAAGCCAGGGTTCGGAGCCGCCGCGTTCGCCGCACTGGCACCAATGGTGGCCATGGCAGCAGCCGAAGGCCTGCAACCTGCTCAGCAGATCCTCGATCACTCAGCAGCCTCTCTCGCTGAGGCCTTGAAGGCTGTTGCCACAGCTCTAAACCTGGATCAACCGCATGTCGTTGGGCATGGTGGTGCCCTCACTCACCTACCCCTGTTCCAGAGGGCCGTGAACAAAGCTGTCGAGCAAGCCGTTCCGCAGGCAGCCTGGTGTGAACCGGACGGTGATGCCTGCGATGGAGCACTTCAGCTGGCTCTGGACAGGCTCAGGCCGCATTGA